One Verrucomicrobiia bacterium genomic window, CGCGCGGCAGACCGGAGGCCACGCCGCCGTCGCTCAAGGCTTCGATGAACTGGTAAACATACGCCGGGCCGCTGCCGCTCAGGCCGGTCACCGCATCGAGGAGCGATTCCTTCAACTCCGCCGCCACGCCCACGGCGGACATCAGCCGCTGGGCGAGGACGGCATCCGCAGCCGTGGCGGCCTGGCCGCGCGCGAACGCGGATGCCGAGGCGCCGACCAGGGCCGGCGTGTTGGGCATGACGCGGATCACGCGGGCCTGCGCGGGCAGGGCGGCTTCCAGCTTGTGCAACGGCACGCCGGCGGCGATGGAAATCAACAAATGCCGGCGGGTAAACAACGGGTGAATCTCCCCAAGCACTTCGGCGGCCTGTTGCGGCTTGACGGCAAGAATGAGGACGGACGCGGCGCGCAGCACGTCGGCATTGTGAGGGCAGATTTTGGCGCCCGTGGCGGCGCCAAAGGCCTTGCGGGCGGCCGGCATCACATCGCTGGCGAACACCTGGCCTGGCCGCACCAGTCCGGCCCTGATGAATCCCTGCGCCAGCGCGGTCGCCATGCGGCCGGCGCCGAGAAAACCGATGGTCAATTTGGCTGCCATGGTGCCTATGTAGCACGCACCCGCGGTGCGCGGAAGGCAAAACGGCGCGAACCGCGCTTGTTTTGGCACTGGCTTTCACGGAACGCCTGTGCTTTTTTCAGGACGGAACCCATTAACAACCACGAATGAAAACCATCTTCGACCTCCACCCCAAACTCTTCATTGGTGTCGTTCATCTCAAGCCGCTTCCCGGTTCGCCCCGCTGGCATGGAACCATTGA contains:
- the proC gene encoding pyrroline-5-carboxylate reductase, coding for MAAKLTIGFLGAGRMATALAQGFIRAGLVRPGQVFASDVMPAARKAFGAATGAKICPHNADVLRAASVLILAVKPQQAAEVLGEIHPLFTRRHLLISIAAGVPLHKLEAALPAQARVIRVMPNTPALVGASASAFARGQAATAADAVLAQRLMSAVGVAAELKESLLDAVTGLSGSGPAYVYQFIEALSDGGVASGLPRELATRLAAQTVLGAARMVLETGEHPGVLKDAVASPGGTTIEGIHELEKGNLRGAVMNAVRAATEKARRLGQG